From Coffea arabica cultivar ET-39 chromosome 2e, Coffea Arabica ET-39 HiFi, whole genome shotgun sequence, the proteins below share one genomic window:
- the LOC113733261 gene encoding F-box/kelch-repeat protein At3g61590-like, with product MEGETSWVSHGLNNVHRGFEFDAFFEVADEGNKEAASVSLDLILPDDLLERILSYLPIASIFRAGSVCRRWHEIVSSRRFIWNLSHVLTQKPWYFMFTSSDEPVGYAFDPILRKWYGIELPYIETSNWFIASSCGLVCFMDNDSRSQLYVCNPIMKECKKLLEPSGLKFSDYSALAISVNRVSHNYSVSIVKSKQVPGNFFQWDLSVHIYDSETMMWATPLTEVLTGWRGGDESIICDGILYFLIYSTGGGASESRHGLITYNLCSRSSHGLLMRSFIPAPCSLTCGRLMNIKEKLIMVGGIGKQDRSDIIKGIGIWALEGKGWHEIARMPHKFFQGFGEFDDVFASSGTDDLIYIQSYGAPALLVFDVNQKQWRWAQKCPVTKRFPLQLFTGFCFEPRLEIVP from the coding sequence ATGGAAGGGGAAACATCATGGGTCAGTCACGGCCTCAACAACGTCCACCGAGGATTCGAGTTTGATGCATTTTTTGAGGTCGCTGATGAAGGCAATAAGGAAGCAGCTTCTGTTTCTCTGGACCTGATACTCCCCGATGATCTGTTAGAACGAATATTGTCCTACCTACCAATTGCTAGCATTTTCAGGGCAGGGTCCGTGTGTAGAAGGTGGCACGAGATTGTAAGTTCAAGAAGGTTTATATGGAACTTGTCACACGTCCTGACACAAAAGCCTTGGTATTTCATGTTTACAAGCTCTGATGAACCTGTTGGGTATGCTTTTGATCCTATTCTTCGCAAGTGGTATGGCATTGAACTCCCATACATTGAGACATCCAATTGGTTTATTGCTTCATCATGTGGCTTGGTTTGCTTCATGGACAACGACAGTAGAAGTCAGTTATATGTTTGCAATCCTATTATGAAGGAATGCAAGAAGCTTTTAGAGCCCTCAGGGCTGAAATTCTCTGATTATAGTGCACTGGCTATTTCTGTAAACCGGGTTTCTCACAATTACAGTGTTTCGATTGTCAAATCCAAACAAGTGCCGGGAAACTTCTTCCAGTGGGATCTCTCAGTCCACATCTATGATTCAGAGACAATGATGTGGGCTACCCCATTGACAGAGGTTTTGACTGGTTGGAGAGGTGGTGATGAGAGTATAATTTGCGATGGGATTCTGTACTTCTTGATATACTCTACTGGGGGTGGTGCTTCTGAAAGTCGTCATGGCTTAATCACCTATAACCTCTGTAGCCGATCGTCTCATGGTTTGTTAATGAGGAGTTTCATCCCAGCTCCATGTTCTCTTACGTGTGGACGCCTCATGAACATTAAGGAAAAGTTAATAATGGTGGGTGGAATCGGGAAACAAGATCGATCTGATATTATTAAAGGGATTGGAATTTGGGCTcttgagggaaagggttggcATGAAATTGCGCGTATGCCACACAAGTTCTTTCAAGGTTTTGGTGAGTTTGATGATGTTTTTGCCAGCAGTGGTACGGATGACCTCATATATATCCAGAGTTATGGAGCCCCTGCTCTTCTTGTCTTTGATGTGAACCAGAAACAATGGAGATGGGCACAGAAATGCCCTGTGACAAAAAGGTTTCCGCTCCAGCTCTTTACTGGTTTTTGTTTTGAACCAAGGCTTGAAATTGTGCCCTGA
- the LOC113733262 gene encoding uncharacterized protein At5g41620 produces the protein MEKEEKGRERDVKKEEFLGLKLKRGMLVGKRGGNTTPSPTWRYGGLTQSQAAEGSRLQDFSFPSNFPAKISARQLGANLWEVQPHMEVVEMSKAAARPLLRHKNKVKDKGFELPKTHFDQPPHSPQHQPPTESELKKRFTKALMQHDHSAERNGRALPPETPGSSSSMEMTPYRPDITPTGALHLKGRLRESSYNLKTSTELLKVLNRIWSLEEQHTSNISLLRAMKKELDHAHAKIKELLQEKKRHRREMDDMMRQLTEDKLIRKHKEEDDVEDTFQSMRKEIEDERKLRKHSESLHRKSARELADVKSSFSNAVKELERERKARILLEDLCDEFAKGIRDYEQEIRLIKKRSEKDWTLQEHADRLILHISEAWLDERMQMKLVETRSGLPDKRTIVDKLSIEIETFLQTKKSVSSTNDDTLSSKMPAGSHLRRYSLESFHLNEPGSAPLNADEEDYVDSGLYCSQLKRGSSKKESNSSSKKQSENAPAGHLAKIVKSNHIKKKLLSQEHMDDSDHLHPELQSKEQSLSDLSGNENGTQPVNKEPAPTRMGNPVEMNAASEPCLSCNAKQHQENNHAENSFDPSLFTGPASPVEKWTSKAQAADLEAPESSSQHQGIKENTLKAKLLEARLESRQSRSRASKVL, from the exons ATggagaaagaggaaaaaggtaGAGAGAGGGATGtgaaaaaggaagaattttTAGGATTAAAGTTGAAACGCGGGATGTTGGTGGGGAAAAGAGGGGGTAATACTACTCCTTCGCCTACATGGAGATATGGTGGTTTGACTCAATCTCAGGCTGCTGAGGGTTCTAGACTTCAAGATTTCAGCTTTCCCTCCAATTTCCCTGCCAAAATTTCTGCCAGACAGCTTGGTGCCAACTTGTGGGAAGTCCAGCCTCATATGGAAGTGGTCGAGATGAGTAAAGCTGCTGCTAGGCCTCTTCTACGTCACAAAAACAAGGTTAAGGACAAGGGCTTTGAGCTTCCCAAGACCCACTTTGATCAGCCTCCTCATAGCCCCCAACATCAG CCACCAACTGAAAGTGAGCTAAAGAAACGTTTTACAAAGGCATTGATGCAACACGATCACTCAGCTGAAAGAAATGGGCGTGCTTTACCACCAGAGACTCCTGGAAGTAGTAGCTCTATGgag ATGACTCCTTATAGACCGGATATCACCCCAACTGGTGCTCTGCACCTTAAAGGTAGACTCAGAGAATCAAGCTACAACCTCAAGACATCCACAGAGTTACTTAAAGTACTCAATAGGATTTGGAGCCTTGAAGAACAACACACTTCAAATATTTCATTGCTAAGAGCAATGAAGAAGGAACTTGATCATGCACAtgcaaaaattaaagaattGTTACAGGAGAAGAAAAGACACCGTAGGGAAATGGATGATATGATGAGACAGTTGACTGAAGATAAATTGATAAGGAAACATAAGGAGGAAGATGATGTTGAAGATACTTTCCAGTCTATGagaaaagaaattgaagatgaaagaaaattgagaaagcaTTCAGAAAGCCTTCATCGTAAGTCAGCTCGAGAGTTAGCAGATGTCAAGTCTTCCTTCTCAAATGCTGTGAAAGAACTTGAAAGAGAAAGGAAAGCACGGATACTGCTGGAAGACTTGTGTGATGAGTTTGCCAAGGGAATAAGAGATTACGAACAAGAGATCCGACTCATAAAGAAAAGATCTGAAAAGGATTGGACGTTACAGGAGCATGCTGATCGATTGATTCTTCACATTTCTGAGGCTTGGCTTGATGAACGAATGCAGATGAAGCTGGTGGAAACTCGCTCTGGTCTTCCAGATAAGAGAACAATTGTGGATAAGCTAAGCATAGAAATTGAAACCTTCCTTCAAACTAAAAAATCTGTTTCTTCTACAAATGATGATACGTTGTCATCAAAGATGCCTGCTGGAAGTCACTTACGTAGGTATTCTTTAGAGTCCTTTCACTTGAATGAGCCTGGAAGTGCTCCTCTGAATGCGGATGAAGAAGATTATGTTGATAGTGGTTTATATTGTTCTCAATTGAAAAGAGGTTCAAGTAAGAAAGAGAGCAATAGCTCCTCCAAGAAACAAAGTGAAAATGCTCCAGCTGGTCATCTTGCAAAGattgtcaaatcaaatcatATCAAGAAAAAGCTTCTGTCACAGGAACATATGGATGATTCTGATCATTTACACCCAGAACTACAGTCTAAAGAACAAAGTTTAAGTGATTTGTCAGGCAACGAGAATGGGACCCAACCTGTGAACAAGGAACCAGCACCAACAAGGATGGGGAACCCTGTTGAAATGAATGCGGCAAGCGAACCTTGCTTGTCCTGCAATGCTAAACAACACCAGGAGAATAATCATGCAGAAAATTCTTTTGATCCATCGTTATTTACTGGTCCTGCCAGCCCAGTGGAAAAGTGGACGTCCAAAGCACAAGCTGCAGATCTTGAAGCCCCTGAATCTTCTTCACAGCATCAAGGTATTAAAGAAAATACTTTGAAGGCAAAGCTTCTTGAAGCAAGGCTCGAAAGTCGCCAGTCCCGCTCCAGAGCTTCCAAAGTGCTTTAG
- the LOC113733264 gene encoding BTB/POZ domain-containing protein POB1 isoform X1, with protein sequence MRDANLDLFDPRTAVMDSSVYSPTSSSRDPDFGFAFNDSNFSDRILRIEVLADDSPDSFSAAAACQSLADWARYRKRPREDIKRQNDMCHSFAALDITVCPEEQVLNCDQPDTDDVIRGENQDEEEFAMIEESPSGDEAANSDDSSCDMDSSRILRVKTLHISSPILAAKSPFFYKLFSNGMRESEQRHVTLRINASEEAALMELLNFMYSNSLSTTTAPALLDVLMAADKFEVASCMRYCGRLLRNLPMTPESALLYLELPSSVLMAEAVQPLTDAAKQFLAIRYKDITKFQDDVMNLPLAGIEAILASDDLQVASEDAVYDFVLKWARAHYPKLEERQEIVGSRLSRYIRFPYMTCRKLRKVLNCYDFEHELASKFVLEALFFKAEAPHRQRIQAAEDSASSNRRYVERAYKYRPVKVVEFELPRQQCVVYLDLKREECANLFPSGRVYSQAFHLGGQGFFLSAHCNMDQQSSFHCFGLFLGMQEKGSVTFAVDYEFSARLKPTEEYMSKYKGNYTFTGGKAVGYRNLFGVPWTSFMAEDSLYFINGILHLRAELTMKR encoded by the exons ATGAGGGATGCGAATTTGGATTTATTTGACCCAAGGACGGCTGTGATGGACAGCTCCGTTTACTCTCCCACCAGCAGCAGCCGCGACCCGGATTTTGGGTTCGCTTTCAACGACAGCAATTTTTCCGACCGGATTCTCCGGATCGAGGTCTTGGCCGACGATTCACCCGATTCTTTTTCCGCCGCCGCCGCCTGCCAGAGTCTTGCCGATTGGGCTCGCTATCGTAAGCGCCCTAGAGAAGACATCAAAAGGCAAAATG ACATGTGCCACTCATTTGCAGCTTTGGATATCACCGTGTGTCCTGAGGAGCAGGTTCTTAACTGTGATCAGCCTGATACTGACGATGTAATACGAGGCGAAAATCAGGATGAAGAAGAATTTGCAATGATTGAAGAATCACCCTCAG GAGATGAGGCTGCAAATAGTGATGATTCAAGTTGTGACATGGactcttcaagaattttaagagTTAAGACACTGCATATTAGCTCGCCCATTTTGGCTGCTAAAAGCCCTTTTTTCTATAAG CTCTTTTCGAATGGGATGAGGGAGTCGGAGCAGAGACATGTAACCCTGCGAATTAATGCCTCAG AGGAAGCTGCCCTTATGGAGCTCCTGAATTTCATGTATAGCAATAGCTTAAGTACAACCACAGCACCTGCTTTGCTGGATGTGCTGATGGCTGCCGACAAATTTGAAGTTGCGTCATGTATGAGGTATTGTGGCCGTCTTTTGCGTAATTTGCCGATGACACCAGAATCTGCATTGCTATATCTGGAGCTTCCATCTAGTGTCTTGATGGCTGAAGCAGTACAGCCCTTGACTGATGCAGCAAAACAGTTCTTAGCTATTCGCTACAAAGATATAACAAA GTTTCAAGATGATGTTATGAACTTGCCTCTGGCTGGAATTGAGGCAATTTTGGCCAGTGATGATCTCCAGGTGGCATCAGAGGATGCTGTTTATGACTTTGTATTGAAGTGGGCTAGAGCTCATTATCCCAAGCTAGAGGAGCGGCAGGAAATTGTTGGCTCTCGTCTTAGCCGCTACATCCGCTTCCCTTACATGACCTGCCGAAAGCTTAGGAAGGTTCTGAATTGCTATGACTTTGAGCATGAACTTGCTTCCAAGTTTGTTCTTGAGGCCCTCTTTTTTAAGGCTGAGGCACCACATCGCCAGCGCATTCAGGCAGCAGAGGATTCCGCCTCAAGTAATCGTCGTTATGTGGAGCGGGCTTACAAGTACCGTCCTGTAAAGGTGGTTGAGTTTGAACTTCCCCGCCAGCAGTGTGTTGTCTACTTGGATCTTAAGCGGGAGGAGTGCGCGAACTTGTTTCCTTCTGGTCGAGTATATTCACAGGCATTTCACTTGGGTGGGCAAGGTTTTTTTCTATCTGCACACTGCAACATGGATCAACAGAGTTCTTTCCATTGTTTTGGTCTGTTTCTGGGGATGCAAGAAAAAGGTTCAGTGACATTCGCTGTAGATTATGAATTTTCTGCAAGATTAAAACCAACAGAGGAGTACATGAGCAAATATAAGGGTAATTACACTTTTACTGGGGGAAAAGCTGTTGGGTACCGGAATTTATTTGGTGTGCCATGGACTTCTTTCATGGCCGAAGACAGTCTCTATTTTATCAATGGTATACTCCATCTTAGGGCTGAGCTTACCATGAAGCGATGA
- the LOC113733264 gene encoding BTB/POZ domain-containing protein POB1 isoform X2, translating to MRDANLDLFDPRTAVMDSSVYSPTSSSRDPDFGFAFNDSNFSDRILRIEVLADDSPDSFSAAAACQSLADWARYRKRPREDIKRQNALDITVCPEEQVLNCDQPDTDDVIRGENQDEEEFAMIEESPSGDEAANSDDSSCDMDSSRILRVKTLHISSPILAAKSPFFYKLFSNGMRESEQRHVTLRINASEEAALMELLNFMYSNSLSTTTAPALLDVLMAADKFEVASCMRYCGRLLRNLPMTPESALLYLELPSSVLMAEAVQPLTDAAKQFLAIRYKDITKFQDDVMNLPLAGIEAILASDDLQVASEDAVYDFVLKWARAHYPKLEERQEIVGSRLSRYIRFPYMTCRKLRKVLNCYDFEHELASKFVLEALFFKAEAPHRQRIQAAEDSASSNRRYVERAYKYRPVKVVEFELPRQQCVVYLDLKREECANLFPSGRVYSQAFHLGGQGFFLSAHCNMDQQSSFHCFGLFLGMQEKGSVTFAVDYEFSARLKPTEEYMSKYKGNYTFTGGKAVGYRNLFGVPWTSFMAEDSLYFINGILHLRAELTMKR from the exons ATGAGGGATGCGAATTTGGATTTATTTGACCCAAGGACGGCTGTGATGGACAGCTCCGTTTACTCTCCCACCAGCAGCAGCCGCGACCCGGATTTTGGGTTCGCTTTCAACGACAGCAATTTTTCCGACCGGATTCTCCGGATCGAGGTCTTGGCCGACGATTCACCCGATTCTTTTTCCGCCGCCGCCGCCTGCCAGAGTCTTGCCGATTGGGCTCGCTATCGTAAGCGCCCTAGAGAAGACATCAAAAGGCAAAATG CTTTGGATATCACCGTGTGTCCTGAGGAGCAGGTTCTTAACTGTGATCAGCCTGATACTGACGATGTAATACGAGGCGAAAATCAGGATGAAGAAGAATTTGCAATGATTGAAGAATCACCCTCAG GAGATGAGGCTGCAAATAGTGATGATTCAAGTTGTGACATGGactcttcaagaattttaagagTTAAGACACTGCATATTAGCTCGCCCATTTTGGCTGCTAAAAGCCCTTTTTTCTATAAG CTCTTTTCGAATGGGATGAGGGAGTCGGAGCAGAGACATGTAACCCTGCGAATTAATGCCTCAG AGGAAGCTGCCCTTATGGAGCTCCTGAATTTCATGTATAGCAATAGCTTAAGTACAACCACAGCACCTGCTTTGCTGGATGTGCTGATGGCTGCCGACAAATTTGAAGTTGCGTCATGTATGAGGTATTGTGGCCGTCTTTTGCGTAATTTGCCGATGACACCAGAATCTGCATTGCTATATCTGGAGCTTCCATCTAGTGTCTTGATGGCTGAAGCAGTACAGCCCTTGACTGATGCAGCAAAACAGTTCTTAGCTATTCGCTACAAAGATATAACAAA GTTTCAAGATGATGTTATGAACTTGCCTCTGGCTGGAATTGAGGCAATTTTGGCCAGTGATGATCTCCAGGTGGCATCAGAGGATGCTGTTTATGACTTTGTATTGAAGTGGGCTAGAGCTCATTATCCCAAGCTAGAGGAGCGGCAGGAAATTGTTGGCTCTCGTCTTAGCCGCTACATCCGCTTCCCTTACATGACCTGCCGAAAGCTTAGGAAGGTTCTGAATTGCTATGACTTTGAGCATGAACTTGCTTCCAAGTTTGTTCTTGAGGCCCTCTTTTTTAAGGCTGAGGCACCACATCGCCAGCGCATTCAGGCAGCAGAGGATTCCGCCTCAAGTAATCGTCGTTATGTGGAGCGGGCTTACAAGTACCGTCCTGTAAAGGTGGTTGAGTTTGAACTTCCCCGCCAGCAGTGTGTTGTCTACTTGGATCTTAAGCGGGAGGAGTGCGCGAACTTGTTTCCTTCTGGTCGAGTATATTCACAGGCATTTCACTTGGGTGGGCAAGGTTTTTTTCTATCTGCACACTGCAACATGGATCAACAGAGTTCTTTCCATTGTTTTGGTCTGTTTCTGGGGATGCAAGAAAAAGGTTCAGTGACATTCGCTGTAGATTATGAATTTTCTGCAAGATTAAAACCAACAGAGGAGTACATGAGCAAATATAAGGGTAATTACACTTTTACTGGGGGAAAAGCTGTTGGGTACCGGAATTTATTTGGTGTGCCATGGACTTCTTTCATGGCCGAAGACAGTCTCTATTTTATCAATGGTATACTCCATCTTAGGGCTGAGCTTACCATGAAGCGATGA
- the LOC113733264 gene encoding BTB/POZ domain-containing protein POB1 isoform X3 has translation MLCSVLDFWSENVTVQALDITVCPEEQVLNCDQPDTDDVIRGENQDEEEFAMIEESPSGDEAANSDDSSCDMDSSRILRVKTLHISSPILAAKSPFFYKLFSNGMRESEQRHVTLRINASEEAALMELLNFMYSNSLSTTTAPALLDVLMAADKFEVASCMRYCGRLLRNLPMTPESALLYLELPSSVLMAEAVQPLTDAAKQFLAIRYKDITKFQDDVMNLPLAGIEAILASDDLQVASEDAVYDFVLKWARAHYPKLEERQEIVGSRLSRYIRFPYMTCRKLRKVLNCYDFEHELASKFVLEALFFKAEAPHRQRIQAAEDSASSNRRYVERAYKYRPVKVVEFELPRQQCVVYLDLKREECANLFPSGRVYSQAFHLGGQGFFLSAHCNMDQQSSFHCFGLFLGMQEKGSVTFAVDYEFSARLKPTEEYMSKYKGNYTFTGGKAVGYRNLFGVPWTSFMAEDSLYFINGILHLRAELTMKR, from the exons ATGCTCTGTTCTGTTCTCGATTTTTGGAGTGAAAATGTGACTGTGCAAG CTTTGGATATCACCGTGTGTCCTGAGGAGCAGGTTCTTAACTGTGATCAGCCTGATACTGACGATGTAATACGAGGCGAAAATCAGGATGAAGAAGAATTTGCAATGATTGAAGAATCACCCTCAG GAGATGAGGCTGCAAATAGTGATGATTCAAGTTGTGACATGGactcttcaagaattttaagagTTAAGACACTGCATATTAGCTCGCCCATTTTGGCTGCTAAAAGCCCTTTTTTCTATAAG CTCTTTTCGAATGGGATGAGGGAGTCGGAGCAGAGACATGTAACCCTGCGAATTAATGCCTCAG AGGAAGCTGCCCTTATGGAGCTCCTGAATTTCATGTATAGCAATAGCTTAAGTACAACCACAGCACCTGCTTTGCTGGATGTGCTGATGGCTGCCGACAAATTTGAAGTTGCGTCATGTATGAGGTATTGTGGCCGTCTTTTGCGTAATTTGCCGATGACACCAGAATCTGCATTGCTATATCTGGAGCTTCCATCTAGTGTCTTGATGGCTGAAGCAGTACAGCCCTTGACTGATGCAGCAAAACAGTTCTTAGCTATTCGCTACAAAGATATAACAAA GTTTCAAGATGATGTTATGAACTTGCCTCTGGCTGGAATTGAGGCAATTTTGGCCAGTGATGATCTCCAGGTGGCATCAGAGGATGCTGTTTATGACTTTGTATTGAAGTGGGCTAGAGCTCATTATCCCAAGCTAGAGGAGCGGCAGGAAATTGTTGGCTCTCGTCTTAGCCGCTACATCCGCTTCCCTTACATGACCTGCCGAAAGCTTAGGAAGGTTCTGAATTGCTATGACTTTGAGCATGAACTTGCTTCCAAGTTTGTTCTTGAGGCCCTCTTTTTTAAGGCTGAGGCACCACATCGCCAGCGCATTCAGGCAGCAGAGGATTCCGCCTCAAGTAATCGTCGTTATGTGGAGCGGGCTTACAAGTACCGTCCTGTAAAGGTGGTTGAGTTTGAACTTCCCCGCCAGCAGTGTGTTGTCTACTTGGATCTTAAGCGGGAGGAGTGCGCGAACTTGTTTCCTTCTGGTCGAGTATATTCACAGGCATTTCACTTGGGTGGGCAAGGTTTTTTTCTATCTGCACACTGCAACATGGATCAACAGAGTTCTTTCCATTGTTTTGGTCTGTTTCTGGGGATGCAAGAAAAAGGTTCAGTGACATTCGCTGTAGATTATGAATTTTCTGCAAGATTAAAACCAACAGAGGAGTACATGAGCAAATATAAGGGTAATTACACTTTTACTGGGGGAAAAGCTGTTGGGTACCGGAATTTATTTGGTGTGCCATGGACTTCTTTCATGGCCGAAGACAGTCTCTATTTTATCAATGGTATACTCCATCTTAGGGCTGAGCTTACCATGAAGCGATGA